In Aegilops tauschii subsp. strangulata cultivar AL8/78 chromosome 3, Aet v6.0, whole genome shotgun sequence, one genomic interval encodes:
- the LOC109766400 gene encoding uncharacterized protein yields the protein MLSTTAHHSSRQTHAFEKSPSRGRHGSARKNGSIDRRLQLQAMSHASKYLQRMLVCPPGLGGGVRRSGSGLSLSSLSLSQNSSDSSLSSSNSSSWEPKVPLIYGGTFSPWGDVLVSLERRKGDDCDDDDKVSGRDAEEEEDFECSEPGGLHRCSWITKNSDEAYVQFHDESWGVPVYSDDRLFELLTLSGMLIDHNWTEILKRRDMYMEAFAGFDPNVVAKLNEDDIVVISANKELKLAECRVRCIVENAKCIRKVAKEFGSFSGYIWGHMNHRPMVGKYKHHKYIPLRTPKSEGMSKDLIRRGFRLVGPVIVYSFMQASGMVIDHLVGCFRFSECVRLAERSWGITNVAT from the exons ATGCTGAGCACCACGGCGCACCACAGCAGCAGGCAGACGCATGCTTTCGAGAAGAGCCCAAGCCGCGGCCGCCACGGCTCGGCCAGGAAGAACGGCAGCATAGACAGGAGGCTGCAGCTGCAGGCGATGAGCCACGCGAGCAAGTACCTGCAGCGGATGCTTGTGTGCCCGCCGGGGCTGGGCGGCGGCGTCCGGCGGAGCGGCTCCGGCCTCTCCctgtcgtcgctgtcgctgtcgcAGAACTCGAGCGACTCGTCGCTGAGCAGCTCCAACTCCAGCAGCTGGGAGCCCAAGGTGCCGCTCATCTACGGCGGCACTTTCAGCCCGTGGGGTGACGTGCTCGTGTCCCTGGAGAGGAGGAAGGGGGACGACTGCGACGACGACGACAAGGTGAGCGGCCGTGatgcggaggaggaggaggatttTGAGTGTAGTGAGCCCGGGGGCTTGCACAGATGCAGCTGGATCACCAAGAACAGTG ATGAGGCATATGTCCAGTTCCACGACGAATCCTGGGGCGTTCCGGTGTACAGCGACGA CCGCCTGTTTGAGCTGCTCACCCTGTCGGGGATGCTCATAGACCACAATTGGACAGAGATACTCAAGAGGAGGGACATGTACAT GGAAGCATTTGCGGGCTTTGATCCCAATGTGGTGGCGAAGCTGAACGAGGATGACATCGTCGTGATCAGCGCCAATAAGGAGCTCAAGCTAGCAGAGTGCAGAGTGCGGTGCATCGTGGAGAACGCTAAGTGCATAAGAAAG GTGGCAAAGGAGTTTGGGTCTTTTAGTGGGTACATCTGGGGGCACATGAACCACCGGCCTATGGTGGGTAAATACAAGCACCACAAGTACATCCCTCTCCGAACACCCAAATCGGAGGGGATGAGCAAGGACCTAATCCGACGGGGTTTTCGGCTCGTTGGTCCTGTCATTGTCTACTCCTTCATGCAAGCCTCTGGCATGGTCATCGATCACCTCGTCGGCTGCTTTCGGTTCTCTGAGTGCGTCCGCCTTGCCGAGCGGTCTTGGGGTATCACAAATGTCGCCACATAG